The following are encoded together in the Ignavibacteriales bacterium genome:
- a CDS encoding phosphoglycerate kinase has translation MNKLSIDKVELNNKRVLVRVDFNVPQDDNLNITDDNRIVASLPTIKKIISSNGKAILMSHFGRPKGKVNPKYSLKPCAKRLGELLDKEVKLAPDCIGEDVKAMVDAMKSGDVLLLENVRFHEEEEKNDANFSKQLASLGDVYINDAFGSAHRAHASTEGITKFIPICAAGYLMQKELDYLGNALSQPKRPYCAVLGGAKISGKIDVIMNLFDKVDTLIIGGGMAFTFFKAQGKKIGKSLLEEDKVELAKEVLQKASASKVKFLLPVDVVVASEFKNESPAFTVNVDNIPSDKMGLDIGAASAKLFTEELLKSKTIVWNGPMGVFEMDNFASGTFAIARTLAQATKNGAITVIGGGDSAAAISKAGLEDEVSHVSTGGGASLEFLEGKVLPGVAALSDN, from the coding sequence ATGAATAAACTTTCAATTGATAAAGTTGAATTAAATAATAAAAGAGTTTTAGTTCGTGTGGATTTCAATGTTCCGCAAGATGATAATCTAAATATTACTGATGATAATAGAATTGTTGCTTCATTGCCTACTATTAAAAAAATTATTTCGAGTAATGGTAAAGCGATTTTGATGAGTCATTTTGGACGACCAAAAGGGAAAGTGAACCCAAAATACAGTCTTAAGCCATGTGCTAAACGATTGGGTGAACTGCTTGATAAAGAAGTCAAGTTAGCACCGGACTGTATTGGTGAAGATGTGAAAGCAATGGTTGACGCAATGAAATCAGGCGATGTTTTACTTTTAGAAAATGTTCGCTTTCATGAAGAAGAAGAAAAAAACGATGCAAATTTTTCAAAACAACTTGCCTCTTTGGGTGATGTTTATATCAATGATGCATTCGGAAGCGCACACCGTGCTCATGCTTCGACAGAAGGAATTACAAAATTTATCCCGATTTGTGCTGCCGGATACTTAATGCAAAAGGAACTTGATTATCTCGGCAATGCGCTTTCTCAACCGAAGCGTCCTTACTGTGCGGTGCTTGGCGGCGCAAAAATTTCCGGAAAGATTGATGTAATTATGAATCTCTTCGACAAAGTTGATACACTGATTATAGGTGGTGGTATGGCATTCACTTTTTTCAAAGCACAGGGAAAAAAAATTGGTAAATCGCTGCTCGAAGAAGATAAAGTAGAACTTGCGAAAGAAGTACTGCAAAAAGCCTCAGCTTCAAAAGTTAAATTTTTGCTTCCGGTTGATGTAGTAGTTGCAAGTGAATTTAAAAATGAGTCGCCTGCATTTACCGTTAATGTTGATAATATTCCTTCCGATAAAATGGGATTGGATATTGGTGCGGCTTCAGCTAAATTATTTACCGAAGAATTACTAAAATCAAAAACGATTGTATGGAATGGTCCGATGGGAGTTTTTGAAATGGATAACTTTGCTTCGGGAACTTTTGCCATTGCTCGAACATTAGCGCAGGCAACAAAGAATGGTGCAATTACTGTTATAGGCGGAGGTGATTCAGCAGCAGCAATCAGTAAAGCCGGGTTGGAAGATGAAGTTTCTCATGTTTCAACAGGCGGGGGTGCTTCGCTTGAATTTCTTGAAGGAAAAGTTCTTCCCGGTGTTGCTGCTTTAAGTGACAATTAA
- a CDS encoding rhomboid family intramembrane serine protease codes for MDNITLNGLPAWYVLNRWFALNPISGFDAAGHPYNFQIWQLITYQFMHGGFSHILFNMFGLWMFGMQIENIWGSKKFLIYYLTAGVVAGLFQLFITPLLQVGAAPTIGASGAIYGVLIAFAMMFPDQLIFLYFLIPVKAKYLIGFLIILEFMLVDSASSGVAHLAHLGGAVAGFIFIMLDKSIHVPLKDMLGISSRSYNNKNIFSGLSDKFRKSKRNVEDATFYDIHSDKKSEEISQAEIDAILDKISQSGYQNLTEREKKILFEASKKNL; via the coding sequence ATGGATAACATTACTTTAAATGGTTTACCTGCATGGTATGTTCTTAATCGGTGGTTTGCTCTAAACCCAATCAGTGGTTTTGACGCTGCGGGGCATCCATACAATTTTCAAATCTGGCAGTTGATAACTTATCAATTTATGCATGGGGGATTTTCGCATATACTTTTTAATATGTTTGGTCTATGGATGTTCGGAATGCAAATAGAAAATATCTGGGGTTCTAAAAAATTTTTAATTTATTATTTAACCGCCGGTGTCGTTGCAGGTTTATTCCAGTTATTTATTACACCACTTCTGCAAGTAGGGGCTGCCCCTACCATTGGCGCTTCGGGAGCTATTTATGGAGTCTTGATAGCATTTGCAATGATGTTTCCCGATCAATTAATATTTTTATATTTTCTAATCCCTGTTAAGGCAAAATACCTTATCGGATTTTTAATAATTCTTGAGTTTATGCTCGTTGATAGTGCAAGCTCAGGGGTAGCACATCTTGCGCATCTTGGAGGTGCTGTCGCCGGGTTTATTTTTATAATGCTTGATAAAAGTATCCACGTTCCTTTAAAGGACATGCTGGGGATTTCTTCAAGAAGCTACAATAATAAAAATATTTTCAGTGGTCTTTCGGATAAATTTCGTAAAAGTAAGCGCAATGTAGAGGATGCAACTTTTTACGATATTCATTCAGATAAGAAATCAGAAGAAATTTCGCAAGCCGAAATTGATGCAATTCTTGATAAGATTAGTCAATCCGGTTATCAAAATTTAACCGAACGTGAAAAGAAAATACTTTTTGAGGCAAGTAAGAAGAATTTGTAA
- a CDS encoding DUF4296 domain-containing protein — MKKINPTKVICFFVAAGLSLTILGCFGSDKIPEDDFIKIYTDIIIVQDTLKLSGEELLLHKKTILKKYNYTEQEYENTVNYYNKDVERWEIFFEKTLNYLEELKKKETPKP; from the coding sequence TTGAAAAAAATAAATCCTACAAAAGTTATTTGCTTTTTCGTTGCTGCGGGTTTATCCCTAACAATACTTGGCTGTTTCGGATCAGATAAAATTCCTGAAGACGATTTTATAAAAATTTATACAGATATAATTATTGTGCAGGATACTTTGAAGTTGAGCGGTGAAGAATTACTACTGCATAAAAAAACTATTCTAAAAAAATATAATTACACAGAACAGGAATACGAAAACACTGTAAATTATTATAATAAGGATGTGGAACGCTGGGAAATTTTTTTTGAAAAAACTCTAAACTATTTAGAAGAACTCAAGAAGAAGGAAACTCCAAAGCCCTAG
- a CDS encoding RecQ family ATP-dependent DNA helicase: MISIQQMDLEQNLEKLFGYSKFRPGQKEIIETILNRQNVLAILPTGAGKSICYQLPALISERFSIVVSPLIALMKDQVDSIKINPNPAAFINSAMSFKESEETLRNISFGKIKILYLAPEKLENRQFAERIKSLNPNFIFIDEAHCISEWGHNFRLGYTKIKEFTDYLGVKNISAFTATATPEVAKDIVEQLGLVEPKIFVCGFERDNISINIIKTKKKKENCLQILAEHGTPAIVYTSSRKRAEAISEFLLMNKIKSTYYHAGLLPEVRKKVQEDFISNKTSVICATNAFGMGIDKGDIRLVLHYNAPGSIENYYQEIGRAGRDGKPSHAYLLYDDSDMDIHKYFIRNSYPDKETIMGIYDSICDFGKVAVGNITSKEIPIDLDFIKITTQKQISRGIVYSALNSLEGGGYLKLISDLERKDSIQFLMDKNRLRNFVKQTENIFFKEIILYLLRNFSKEIFLKEVRVSVTEISKETNIIINELTESLTILDNFGIISFYQSLSKDSARMLSPRISSKDLKLNFKRINESFLNQHTKVEKMSQLIYTTDCRFKFILNYFGETNSDYHCGQCDNCTTRTRLPSNSIQYISELILRTLFESKDELAERNVISILRGSVKKEKYNSITTFGVCRNYEKHEILSVLFELIESKVITKGVRDLINLTEYGFEKIKQLGLHKVVKPKTGYEDNLELFNILRTIRQDISKKFMQTSNLICPDEVLSNIVKNKPKNREQFLALKGTNERMFTKIGSEVIEAVLANERIQNNNQKITPTKKIPSSIAETYNLIKGGYTLKDIASMQNLTEAVISMQVETILGFEPEVEIKNLIPAEIYTMINEKIKEGIIDLKELKNKLPAEVTYPMIRIVLAKTRALEFPSS; this comes from the coding sequence TTGATCTCAATTCAACAAATGGATTTAGAACAGAACTTAGAAAAATTATTCGGTTATAGTAAATTCAGACCGGGGCAAAAAGAAATTATTGAGACGATTTTAAATAGACAAAATGTACTCGCAATACTTCCCACAGGTGCCGGCAAATCTATTTGTTATCAGCTCCCCGCTTTGATCAGTGAACGATTTTCGATTGTGGTTTCACCATTGATCGCATTGATGAAAGATCAGGTTGATTCGATTAAGATTAATCCCAATCCTGCAGCCTTTATTAATAGTGCAATGTCGTTTAAGGAGTCTGAAGAAACTCTGAGGAATATTTCTTTCGGCAAAATAAAAATATTATATCTCGCCCCGGAGAAATTAGAGAATCGGCAATTTGCAGAAAGAATAAAGTCGCTCAATCCTAATTTTATTTTTATTGATGAAGCACACTGCATCAGCGAATGGGGGCACAACTTCAGACTGGGTTATACAAAGATAAAGGAGTTTACGGACTATCTCGGTGTGAAAAATATTTCGGCATTTACTGCTACTGCTACTCCTGAAGTTGCAAAAGATATTGTCGAACAACTTGGATTAGTTGAACCAAAAATATTTGTCTGCGGTTTCGAGCGGGATAATATTTCGATCAATATTATTAAGACAAAAAAGAAAAAAGAGAATTGTTTACAGATTCTCGCCGAACATGGAACTCCTGCTATTGTTTACACTTCTTCGCGAAAACGTGCAGAAGCTATTAGCGAATTTTTGCTGATGAATAAAATTAAAAGCACTTATTACCATGCCGGTTTGCTTCCTGAAGTAAGAAAAAAAGTTCAGGAGGATTTTATCAGCAATAAGACTTCTGTTATTTGTGCTACAAATGCTTTCGGTATGGGCATAGATAAAGGTGATATCAGACTCGTTCTGCACTACAATGCGCCGGGTTCAATTGAAAATTATTATCAGGAAATTGGTCGCGCAGGCAGAGATGGAAAACCTTCGCATGCATATCTTCTGTATGATGACTCGGACATGGATATTCACAAATATTTTATCCGAAATTCCTATCCGGATAAAGAAACCATAATGGGGATTTATGATTCAATCTGCGATTTTGGTAAAGTTGCAGTTGGAAATATTACTTCCAAAGAGATTCCAATTGATTTAGATTTTATAAAAATCACTACACAAAAACAAATCAGCAGAGGAATAGTTTACTCTGCCTTGAATTCACTTGAAGGCGGGGGTTATCTTAAATTAATTTCCGATCTTGAACGAAAAGATTCGATCCAATTTTTGATGGATAAAAACCGGCTTCGAAATTTTGTAAAACAGACCGAGAATATTTTCTTTAAGGAAATAATATTATATCTACTAAGAAATTTTAGCAAGGAGATATTTCTAAAAGAAGTACGGGTAAGTGTTACGGAAATTAGTAAAGAGACAAACATCATCATCAATGAGCTAACAGAATCCTTAACCATTCTTGACAATTTTGGCATTATCAGTTTTTATCAAAGTCTTTCTAAGGATAGTGCGAGAATGCTTTCGCCAAGAATATCTTCCAAAGATTTAAAATTAAATTTTAAAAGGATCAACGAGAGTTTTCTGAATCAGCATACTAAAGTTGAAAAGATGTCTCAGTTAATTTACACTACTGACTGCCGATTCAAATTTATTTTGAATTATTTTGGGGAGACTAACTCAGATTATCACTGCGGGCAATGTGATAATTGTACGACAAGAACCCGGCTGCCGTCAAATTCAATTCAATATATTTCTGAATTAATTTTACGAACACTATTTGAATCGAAGGATGAACTAGCCGAACGAAATGTTATTTCAATTTTAAGAGGATCAGTTAAAAAAGAAAAGTATAATTCGATAACTACTTTTGGTGTTTGCAGAAATTACGAAAAGCATGAAATACTATCTGTTCTTTTTGAATTAATTGAATCAAAAGTAATTACCAAAGGAGTAAGAGATTTAATAAATTTGACAGAATATGGATTTGAAAAAATCAAACAACTGGGGCTTCATAAAGTTGTAAAACCCAAAACCGGCTATGAAGATAATCTTGAATTGTTCAATATCCTAAGAACAATACGACAGGATATTTCAAAAAAATTTATGCAGACTTCAAACTTAATTTGCCCTGACGAAGTATTAAGCAATATCGTAAAGAATAAACCTAAGAATAGAGAGCAATTTTTAGCGCTGAAAGGTACGAATGAGCGAATGTTCACAAAAATTGGCAGCGAAGTTATCGAAGCTGTTTTGGCTAATGAAAGAATTCAAAACAACAATCAGAAAATTACTCCGACAAAAAAAATTCCGTCAAGCATCGCTGAAACTTACAATCTGATAAAAGGAGGGTACACATTGAAAGATATTGCTTCGATGCAGAACTTAACTGAGGCAGTAATTTCAATGCAGGTAGAAACAATCTTAGGCTTTGAACCGGAAGTTGAGATTAAAAATTTGATCCCTGCTGAGATTTACACAATGATAAATGAAAAAATAAAAGAGGGAATAATAGATTTGAAAGAATTGAAAAATAAACTGCCGGCTGAAGTTACTTATCCGATGATTAGAATAGTTTTAGCGAAGACTAGGGCTTTGGAGTTTCCTTCTTCTTGA